In Devosia chinhatensis, the following are encoded in one genomic region:
- a CDS encoding AAA family ATPase: MDNDSTYDAAWDAVIIEDKGRIKPPKRKPIGKEHLIDAHIALPKLMLESALSKSERNEISDHDAYSLVVQVPGADYVKPIYAAVKNLADWDDGVAPTEAARFKTGDNDGNKLMRLLVEGGRIFAVTQQASYLSPALLTTADRTVMLPPPSPELLAKVIKLVTGKLPIDVPARLGAGLTFDEITSCMRRGSTAAECVHRLKGAMEAKLGSVASDVPSLEELHGYGKAMEWAKNLVNDLGQWRRGEIPWSSLSAAVVLTSAPGLGKTSMMRSLAKSAGVPLIATSVGGWFAEASGYLDAIVKRVDTIFAEARAQAPCILFLDEIDALPSRQNLDSRNADYWNVLIARILTLLDGAVAGQTEGIILVGATNHSARLDPALVRPGRFGTIVNIDPPNEADLAGILRQHLRQDLAGQDLTGAARLALGSSGAMVVDYVKNARRSARQQKRPMQMRDLVNAIAPPEERDAGLVERIATHEAGHAVLSHVLGLGEVAAISIVQRGNTGGYVMTEFSNYSPRRQDIEKIVLRTLAGRAAEEVILGDPSMGAGGSDDSDLAVATRYVGMLHVSGGLGERFLYQGGTSELPHVLAINPRLAAAVEAELRQLYARTMHLVRQHADRIVAVAEELMAHRQLNGAQFLAAITSIKAPREWPAASEGAQNG; encoded by the coding sequence ATGGACAACGACAGCACTTATGACGCCGCTTGGGACGCCGTCATCATCGAGGACAAGGGCAGGATCAAGCCTCCGAAGCGCAAGCCGATTGGCAAGGAACACCTCATCGACGCGCACATTGCACTTCCGAAATTGATGCTGGAGAGCGCGCTCAGCAAATCGGAGCGCAACGAGATCAGCGATCACGACGCTTATTCCCTTGTCGTGCAGGTGCCCGGCGCGGATTACGTCAAACCGATTTATGCGGCGGTGAAAAACCTTGCCGATTGGGACGATGGCGTCGCTCCCACCGAAGCGGCACGCTTCAAAACGGGCGACAATGACGGAAACAAGTTGATGCGCCTGCTCGTCGAAGGCGGGCGTATCTTCGCGGTTACTCAGCAGGCGAGCTACCTCTCGCCTGCCCTGCTCACGACTGCCGATCGCACGGTGATGTTGCCGCCGCCTTCGCCGGAACTCCTGGCGAAAGTCATCAAGTTGGTCACGGGAAAGCTGCCGATCGACGTGCCGGCGCGACTGGGTGCTGGCCTGACCTTCGACGAGATCACGTCCTGCATGCGTCGCGGCTCCACCGCCGCCGAATGCGTTCATCGCTTGAAGGGTGCCATGGAAGCCAAGCTCGGTTCGGTCGCATCGGACGTTCCAAGCCTGGAAGAGCTCCACGGCTATGGCAAGGCCATGGAGTGGGCTAAGAATCTAGTCAACGACCTCGGCCAATGGCGCCGTGGTGAAATTCCATGGTCGTCCCTTTCCGCCGCCGTCGTTTTGACCAGTGCTCCTGGGCTCGGCAAGACATCGATGATGCGCTCCCTGGCGAAGTCCGCTGGTGTGCCGTTGATCGCCACTTCGGTCGGCGGATGGTTTGCCGAGGCCAGCGGTTATCTCGACGCTATCGTCAAGCGCGTGGACACTATCTTTGCGGAAGCGCGTGCCCAGGCACCTTGCATCCTGTTCCTTGACGAGATCGACGCCCTGCCCTCGCGTCAAAACCTCGATTCTCGCAACGCGGATTACTGGAACGTGCTGATTGCGCGGATCCTGACCCTCCTCGATGGCGCCGTGGCCGGTCAGACCGAAGGCATCATCCTGGTGGGAGCTACCAACCACAGTGCTCGACTTGATCCTGCTTTAGTACGTCCCGGCCGCTTCGGTACGATTGTCAACATCGATCCTCCCAACGAAGCTGATCTCGCTGGCATTCTTCGTCAGCACTTGCGCCAGGACCTCGCTGGACAGGACCTGACGGGGGCGGCTCGTCTCGCTCTTGGCTCAAGCGGCGCCATGGTCGTTGACTACGTCAAGAACGCACGCCGTTCCGCGCGGCAGCAGAAGCGTCCCATGCAGATGCGCGACTTGGTCAATGCCATTGCGCCGCCGGAGGAACGCGATGCCGGGCTCGTTGAAAGAATTGCTACTCACGAAGCCGGCCATGCTGTGCTCTCTCATGTGCTTGGACTTGGCGAGGTAGCAGCGATTAGCATCGTGCAGCGTGGCAACACCGGCGGCTACGTCATGACGGAGTTCAGCAACTACTCGCCGCGTCGCCAGGACATTGAGAAGATTGTCCTGAGAACCCTTGCCGGTCGTGCTGCCGAGGAGGTCATTCTCGGCGATCCCAGCATGGGCGCAGGTGGCAGCGATGACAGCGACCTGGCCGTGGCCACGCGCTACGTCGGCATGCTCCACGTCAGTGGTGGCCTTGGAGAGCGCTTCCTCTATCAAGGCGGAACCTCGGAACTGCCACACGTGCTGGCCATCAACCCGCGCTTGGCAGCGGCCGTGGAGGCAGAACTGCGTCAGCTCTATGCACGGACGATGCATTTGGTCCGCCAGCATGCCGACAGGATCGTGGCCGTGGCCGAAGAACTCATGGCGCACCGCCAGCTCAATGGAGCGCAGTTCCTGGCTGCAATTACCAGTATCAAGGCGCCACGAGAATGGCCGGCCGCTTCGGAGGGCGCGCAGAATGGATGA